The Desulfococcus multivorans DNA window GGGGCGGCTCTTCGCCGTAGAGGTCGAGCCATTTTTCCCGGAGCTGCTCCAGGGACATGGATTGCAGCAGGGCCATCTGCCGAAGGACTGAGTTTCGGGTTCGGTCCTGGATCTTGCCGCCGGTGGCGGCGTTCTGTAACTCATTCATTTTCAACTCCTTATTTTGGTTTCCGGACGAGTTGTCATGAATGAATGCTCTGTTCCGGCAATGAATCAAGTCCTTCTCCGAGCACAGGGGAAGAATCTTCGAAAACCTCTAACTCATTGCCCACACATGCGTTTTTTGCCAATCGGCGCAGGATCGCCGTGGCCAGAATGGAGGCGGCTGACTGGAGCCTCGCCTCACCCGACAGGCGGCCGGGTTTGCCGTTTTTGCCAAGGTCATCCGTCCCTGGCCCATCATTCATTTCCTGTACATCCAACATCGAACACCTCCGGTTGGACCGGGGGGCTGGATGGCGTGGATGCCAGAAAACGGCGGCGGTCGGGATGCGCGTTCGATGGCACCGTTGTTCGGCCAGGCCGAAACACCGAATCCTCATTTCCAGTCCGTCGCCCTGTCCGGGGTTTCTGCCGTCTGTGCGCCGCCCAATCCGGCCAAGCTCTCAAGTTATTGAAAATAAACGTGCTAAATGTCGTCTTCGGCTGTTCTTCTACTTGATTTGTGTCCGGAAAGAAGCATTCATTCATGGTGTAATCGGAGGCTGAAAAGCCTTGCCAGACAACGACTTATAAGCGCCACGAACGACGGAGGCACGCATGAACCTGAAAGAGATCCACTACGGGATCGAGATCGAGACCGTAAAACGCACCCGGGAGCAGATCGCCTGGGCCATTCACTCGGTGGTGGGCGGCACGGTCCGCCATGTCGGTATCCCCAGCAGCTATGACCCCTGGGAGGTCGAGGACCTGCGCGGCCGCGTCTGGAAGGTGGTGGGGGACGCCTCCCTGACCAGCGTCCCGGCCCATCTGCGGGCCGAGGTGGTCAGCCCGGTGCTCGGTTACGAAGACATCCCACAACTGCAGGAGGTGGTCCGGGCCATCCGCCGCGCCGGAGGCAAGATCAACAGCCAGTGCGGCATCCACATCCATATAGACGCCGCGCCCTTCGACGGCAGGCACCTGGGAAACCTGGCGAAGATCATCTACAAGCAGGAGCCGCTGATCCTCCACGCCCTCGGCATCAGCCGCGACCGCCTCAACCGCTACACCCGGCCGGTCAGCGACGAGCTGATCCAGCGCATCGAACAGCATCGCCCCCGCACCAAGGACCAGCTCAACCGCATCTGGTACGGCTATCACAACCGCCAGCCCCAGCACTACGACAACAGCCGCTACCACGGGGTCAACCTGCACAACGTCTGGTACCGGGGCACGGTGGAGTTCCGCTGGTTCGAAGCGACCCTCCACGCGGGGCGGATCAAGGCCTACCTGCAGTTCTGCCTCGCGGTCGCCGCCAAGGCGCTCAATGGCCGGGCCGCCTCCAGCCGCAAACGGGACTTCGATCCCCAGAGCGCCAAGTACGACTTCCGGGTCTTCCTGCTCCACCTCGGCCTGATCGGCGACGAGTTCAAGACCGCCCGCAAGCATCTGATGGCCAACATGCCCGGTGATGCCGCCTTCAAGAACGGACGGCCCAAACCGGAGGATGTCCTACCGGATGAAACCACCAATCTCACCAACGAGGCCGGGCAAGTTCCCGGCCTCACTGTTTAAAGAGGTGCCCCATGAAGATTCTGATCCGCTCCACCACGCTGGACGGCGAACCGATCCCCGGCAGCGGAGAAACCCTGCAGGCCGCCGACTGCCTCGAAGTTGTCGAGCTGATGCGCGGCCAGACGCCGTTCACCGCCAGCCGAGCGCCCCGGGACTACATGACCGAGGTGCTCTCCGGCATCGAAGGCGGGCCGACCCGGCCATTGCCGGAGGATGCCGCCGCTGCGGCCGCCGAGTTTCTCACCCGTCTGGCCCGGCACGGCCTGATTGAGTTTCTGCCCGACGACAAGGCCAGCGATCCCTGGCCGGAACGCTTCCTCGGAGCCCTGGAGACAGTGAGGCTCTCCGGGCGCACCAACATGCTCGACCACCCGGAGGTGACCCGGCTGACCGCCGAGATGGGCTACCCGGAGGTGGCCGCGTGGCTGGCGGACCACCGGCGCGAATACGCGGCCTTCGTCCTCGAAGGGACGAGACCGCTGCTCGGCAAGAACTTCGGCGACAAGGAGGACCCGGCTCCATGTGCGGACAAGTAGGCATCATCTTCGGCCGCAAGCGCAGACGGCCCGACGAGCGGGATTACCTGCGCGAGGTCTTCATCCGCATGCTGCTGCACAGCGAGGAGCGCGGCCCGCACGCCTCCGGTCTCGCCTGGCTCAAGACCGACGGTAGTCACCGGATTTTCAAGCGGCCGATGCGGGCGCACGAGCTGGTCTACGAGAAGACGTTCCAGGAACTGCTCGGGCAGGTCGACAACGAGACCACCATCCTCATGGGGCACACCCGCTGGCGCACCCGGGGCAACGAGTTCAACAACCGCAACAACCATCCCATCCGGGCCGGGATCGTCATCGGCACTCACAACGGCACCATCTACAACGCCGATTATCTGTTCCGCCGTCTCGGTCTGCCGCGCTACGCAGAGGTGGACAGCGAGCTGATCTTCCGCCTGGCCGACCGTTTCTCGCCCGAAGGCCCCATCGACCAGGAGGGGCTAAAGAAGGCGCTTGCCCTCTGTCGCGGCCAAATGAGCGCCGTGCTGACCTCACGCCTCGACCCCGGCACCATCACCGTGCTCAAGGGCAACAAGCCACTCTGCCTGCGCATCCACCGCCAGCACCGGGTGGTGCTCTACGCCTCGGACGACGCCTTTATTGACTTTGCCGTGGTCAACGAGAAGGGCTGGCGCGAGCTGGAGGTGCCGCCCATGACCATGCTCACCATCCGCCACGCGGATGTGCGGGCCGTCGAAAACAGCGAATTCCGCTTCATACCCCAGGAGCGCAAAGGGACACTGCCCGAAGGAGTGAATGCATGAACATTGGAGACACCGCGAAGCTGAACACAAACCCGGAAGACAGTCCCGAGACCATCCTCCGACTCTTCGTCTACGGCACCCTGAAACGGGGCTACTGGAACCATCAACGCTTCTGCGCCCAGGCCCGCAGCATCGAACCGGCCATGGTCTGGGGCAGGCTTTACCATCTCCACGCCGGGTTCCCGGCCCTCGAGGTGCCGGAAGGGCTGATCCTGGCCCGGGGCACCGCCGACCCATTAGCCGACGCCCGCAGGCAACAGGAGATCGGCACGCCGCGCTTCGGCCGCCCGACCGACGACTGGGATCTGATCAGTGGGGAACTGGTGACCTTCACCGACCCGCAGCGCGACCTGCCGCCCATCGACCGGCTGGAAGGCTTCCGGCCTGGCGGGCACAGCATGTACCAGCGGGTGATGGTGGTTGCAGCCAGGGGCTCAATCGCCTGTGCGGTATGGACTTACACCATGTATGCGCCTCAGAACGGTCACCGGGTCACCAACGACAATCAGGCCGTTTTTTGGAAAAGTCGGCACTAATCGGCACAAAACGCTTGATTTTGGCAATCCGCCAATGTAATTTGTGGGGGTTAATTTGCGGCACTGTGTCCGGATTTCGGGTTTCCCGGAGACCTTCGGGCTTTTACCGAAAACATGATGAACGAAGGACGAAGGCTATGGATGAGAGATGGCTGACGGTCGATGACATTTGCAAATATCTGAATGTAAGCAACGAGACGGTCTACAAGTGGATCGAACAACGGGCTATGCCGGGCCACCGGGTGGGACGTCGATGGATGTTCAAACAAGACGAAGTGGACGAATGGGTCCGCTCCGGCGGTGCGGCTGACAAATCCGATAAGCCGGACACCGAGCAATAAGGAGCGACCATGGCCGAGCCGATTCACGACAAGATAAAACGATCCATCCAGGCAGCCGAAGGGCTGTATCACCGTCTGGTGTTGCTGGTGGGTGAGACCGGTTCCGGCAAGACCGGTGTTCTTCGGGATATTGCCGAGGAATTCGGCTCATCTGTCGTCAACGTCAATCTGGCGCTTTCAGGCGAACTGCTGGAGCTGACAGCCAAACAGCGGTCGCTTCGGCTACCGGGCATCCTCGATCAGATCGCGGACCAGGCTCAAGCACCGGTGGTGCTGGATAATCTCGAGATCCTCTTCGACAAGGATCTCCAGCAGGACCCCTTGCGCCTGCTGCAGTCCATTTCGAGAAATCGGGCCGTGGTGGCTTCGTGGAACGGAATCATGAATTCCGGGAGGCTTTTGTACGCCGAAACCGGCCATCCCGAGTACCGCAGCTATGACTCGGTCGATGCGCTGATTGTGGGCATGGATGGCTCGGCCACGGTCGATTCGGCAAAAAACAATAGAGAGGCAGGACAAGCATGAAATACGGAGACCTTATCCAATTCGACCCGATTGAGTCGGTCGTTCAGTTGCGTGACGCGGACAAATCGAACGCCGCGCAGCACCTGGTGAAC harbors:
- a CDS encoding amidoligase family protein, whose protein sequence is MNLKEIHYGIEIETVKRTREQIAWAIHSVVGGTVRHVGIPSSYDPWEVEDLRGRVWKVVGDASLTSVPAHLRAEVVSPVLGYEDIPQLQEVVRAIRRAGGKINSQCGIHIHIDAAPFDGRHLGNLAKIIYKQEPLILHALGISRDRLNRYTRPVSDELIQRIEQHRPRTKDQLNRIWYGYHNRQPQHYDNSRYHGVNLHNVWYRGTVEFRWFEATLHAGRIKAYLQFCLAVAAKALNGRAASSRKRDFDPQSAKYDFRVFLLHLGLIGDEFKTARKHLMANMPGDAAFKNGRPKPEDVLPDETTNLTNEAGQVPGLTV
- a CDS encoding DUF5049 domain-containing protein codes for the protein MKILIRSTTLDGEPIPGSGETLQAADCLEVVELMRGQTPFTASRAPRDYMTEVLSGIEGGPTRPLPEDAAAAAAEFLTRLARHGLIEFLPDDKASDPWPERFLGALETVRLSGRTNMLDHPEVTRLTAEMGYPEVAAWLADHRREYAAFVLEGTRPLLGKNFGDKEDPAPCADK
- a CDS encoding glucosamine 6-phosphate synthetase-like protein → MCGQVGIIFGRKRRRPDERDYLREVFIRMLLHSEERGPHASGLAWLKTDGSHRIFKRPMRAHELVYEKTFQELLGQVDNETTILMGHTRWRTRGNEFNNRNNHPIRAGIVIGTHNGTIYNADYLFRRLGLPRYAEVDSELIFRLADRFSPEGPIDQEGLKKALALCRGQMSAVLTSRLDPGTITVLKGNKPLCLRIHRQHRVVLYASDDAFIDFAVVNEKGWRELEVPPMTMLTIRHADVRAVENSEFRFIPQERKGTLPEGVNA
- a CDS encoding gamma-glutamylcyclotransferase family protein: MNIGDTAKLNTNPEDSPETILRLFVYGTLKRGYWNHQRFCAQARSIEPAMVWGRLYHLHAGFPALEVPEGLILARGTADPLADARRQQEIGTPRFGRPTDDWDLISGELVTFTDPQRDLPPIDRLEGFRPGGHSMYQRVMVVAARGSIACAVWTYTMYAPQNGHRVTNDNQAVFWKSRH
- a CDS encoding helix-turn-helix domain-containing protein yields the protein MDERWLTVDDICKYLNVSNETVYKWIEQRAMPGHRVGRRWMFKQDEVDEWVRSGGAADKSDKPDTEQ
- the brxF gene encoding BREX-3 system P-loop-containing protein BrxF, which translates into the protein MAEPIHDKIKRSIQAAEGLYHRLVLLVGETGSGKTGVLRDIAEEFGSSVVNVNLALSGELLELTAKQRSLRLPGILDQIADQAQAPVVLDNLEILFDKDLQQDPLRLLQSISRNRAVVASWNGIMNSGRLLYAETGHPEYRSYDSVDALIVGMDGSATVDSAKNNREAGQA